The following are encoded together in the Anoplopoma fimbria isolate UVic2021 breed Golden Eagle Sablefish chromosome 13, Afim_UVic_2022, whole genome shotgun sequence genome:
- the LOC129101017 gene encoding derlin-2-like, with product MALSFTQEYFQIPVVTRAYTTACVLTTAAVQLEVISPFQLYFNPDLIIRRYQIWRLITSFLFFGSVGFSFLFNIIFLYRYCRMLEEGCFRGRTADFVFMFLFGGIVMTLFGVFANVFFLGQAFIIMLVYVWSRRHPLVHMNFFGLLNFRAPFLPWVLTGFSLLLGNSVVVDLLGISVGHMYYFLEDVFPNQPGGRKLLTTPELLRSLFDRPEDPDYDLLHDEQQDDDELHD from the exons atggcTCTCAGCTTCACTCAGGAGTACTTTCAGATCCCAGTGGTGACCCGAGCCTACACGACCGCCTGCGTCCTCACCACCGCCGCCGTG cAACTGGAGGTCATCAGCCCCTTTCAGCTCTACTTTAACCCCGACCTCATCATCAGAAGATATCAG atATGGCGCCTGATAACCAGCTTCCTCTTCTTTGGTTCTGTGGGATTCAGTTTCCTGTTCAACATCATCTTTCT GTATCGATACTGTCGGATGCTGGAGGAAGGATGTTTCCGGGGAAGGACGGCggattttgttttcatgttccTGTTTGGAGGAATCGTTATGACT CTGTTCGGTGTGTTCGCCAACGTCTTCTTCCTGGGTCAGGCCTTCATCATCATGCTGGTCTACGTGTGGAGTAGAAGACATCCGCTGGTCCACATGAACTTCTTTGGCCTCCTGAACTTCCGGGCTCCGTTCCTCCCCTGGGTTCTCACCGGGTTCTCGCTTCTGCTCGGAAACTCAGTTGTGGTCGACCTCCTAG gTATCAGTGTCGGTCACATGTACTACTTCCTGGAAGACGTGTTTCCAAACCAGCCGGGAGGAAGGAAGCTGCTGACGACGCCGGAACTCCT ACGGTCTTTGTTTGACCGACCAGAGGACCCAGACTACGACCTCCTCCACGACGAGCAGCAGGACGACGATGAGCTGCACGACTAA